The stretch of DNA CCCGTACGAGCAGAAACCCGAGTGCAACACTCAGGTACAGGAGTAAGCAAATAGCCAGGTGTGTCTGTGCACGTGACGCAATAAAAGGTAACACAGCACCGGCGGAGCTCCGCTCTGGAGCCATTAGACCCAGTGTTGAGTTTCACGGAAACGCATTTAAACATAAGCTCTAATTAACTCGGCCCTGGCTGCATGCCACGCTCTCATAGTTTGGACACACAGATACATTATATAGTCACCTGGAAGGATGGAAAGTCGAGGATTAGTTTTCACCGTGCCAAGTCTTTCTTCTCAGGGGCGTGTTGTGTGCTCCAAATGATGCAATGCAATTTAGTGGAAATTACTGGGAactacactaccggtcaaaggttttagaagtttcttttattcttttttttattgaaatgtgtgcagCTTAACGTTtccttttactctgaaatgaaagcatagaccaaataaacaactgggATCAATGTATAACCCAAAACAGTAACTATCTTTAGCTGATTTATTGATGTGAACACACTTCAAATCAATTATTTTTAAGAGAGTTCTTCACAATTGTGTTGCacaagttcccagaaatgtgtagCACTTTGCAGCTccacggggttaaagtctaAACTGGGCACGTTCTCAAGCCTCccttcttgtttttatcctgaggtagatctggtagagcttggacttaagttttgggtcattatcttgctgaaGGATGAAGCAACTCTACCAGAGGATGCTTCGTGCTGTCCTAAAACTTTTCACCGGTAGTTTATTTACGTGCACCAGAGCTGGGATTAACCCCGAACTTTTACCTTTCTGCAGCTCCTTTCTGCTCCTGTTTCTTCTTGTAGTGCTCCTCCATGAGCAGCGTGTCCTCCGACAGCAGCTGCTCCATCAGCATCAGCGCCGTCTTGCGATTGGCCAGCGGGTACAGCACTCTGGCCAGCGACTGGTCAGCTTCAACCACCGCTTCTACGAGCTCCTCCCAATGAGGTCTGTCATCTGATGGCTTCTCCGGGCTCTCAGTCTCCCCCTCCGGCgttcccctctcctccacctcctgggGTTTTTCTCCCACCTTCTCGCTTCCCGCTTCCCGGTCATCCGCCTCCTCTTCCGCTTGCTGACCGACGTCTGCTTCCGAGACGGACGCGCAGGGAGACGCGGAGGTTTCGATCGCCTGCTTCGGAGGGACCGAGCTGGAGCACTCGTCGAAAACGTTGTCGACCAGCGGTGAAGTCGGGACGTCCTCCTTGAGCTCTTCTTCTGGTGGGAGGATCCACAGTGAGGGATCCGTGGTGACGCCGCAGCTCAGAGACACCTCGTGGTTTGAATCTGGCAGGGCGTCGTCGCTCGGTTCGTCCACCGACTGCTCCCGCTCCGTTCCGGCAACGGAAGAAGAACCTCTGACTCTGCAGGAAGAATCACACCTGGGTTACTTTAAAATTTCCAGGATCGACATTCAAACGGAAGAAAGCGGCAAATACAATGAGCCTAATTGTTTAAAAGTGGAAGCAACTGCATAAAAAGAAAGTCTAATCTTACCTGGAGCTGGGCCTGCTTTCACAAGGCAGCTTTGTCTGGACGGGGGAGGACGAGGCGGGTTTGAGTTCACTCTCGCTGATCTCTAGACCTCTGGGGGACGACGGGTTGGAAGAAGTCTCGCTCGGTGGTCTGCTGGACCTGAACTCCTCCGTGACCGGGCCGTGGTATCCGGGGGAGGACTGAACCCTGGCccgagacgaggaggaggaggtcggagAGGTGGATCTACTCGTCGTTCCTGTCGTCGCGTCCCCCGGTTCAGAGTTCCACTTCAACAGGGGTTTCTTCTGGGTTTGGTTTTGCGCCTGTCCCTGAGTGGCTTCTTTTTCCGTTTGCTCCAACACATACTGTTTATTCctgcctctctccttcccctggGCTTCTCTTACTGGATCAGTCAAATTTCTCCACGATTGATCCAGCTGCTCAGAACTTTTACTCAGGGAGTAGGAGAGTTTCGGTAACTTTGACGCCCCCAGCTCTTCCATGGATTTCCCCCGCTGAGCAACCACGCGGATGCGCTGCTGGTCCTCAGGGGccggatccacagaggcctcctCCTCAGCATCTTTCTGggaactgaaattaaattacatgTTTAAGAGGTATCCAGATTAACTTTGAATACTTTTCTCAGTTATTCTCTTATTCTATAGTCAAAGCGTAAATCTGTTGAAAGGAATGTTGGCCAGAGCACGTGGATGTTGACTTTCCAGAGCCACAAGTTGAGATTTATCGCCAGTGCCACTGCGCACAAATCACTGATCTAATACTCCCCTGACCTAAAACCAATAAGTATGTCCcagtttgtctgcagcctgGTACATACCTCCAGGTTTCCATAGTATTAACCGGTAATGGCTCCTCCTCGTAGTCATGTGGctgcaaaggaaagaaaaagttaaatattgcatttaaGCAAGTTTCATTTgtgtcaaactaatttaaatactgCATTTAGGAGTCAATGTCTTACCTGAAATGCATGTGGTGTAGATGTGGACCGGTTCCTGAAGAAGCTCGGCGGTTCTGGCTGGTCCAGGAGACTCTCGGCCGAGGCGGACTTCCCCTGAGATGCTCCTTGGCTCTCCCTCGGTCTGGACTGATTCTGCTGGCTCACATATTGGCCTGAGCAAGACTGCGCTGAGAAGAACTGGGCGTACCTGTTTTTGTGAGAATCGTCATTAAGAGCATGAATGAACTGCTTGAAAGCGTCCCATGGTATAAAAATAGAGCCAAGCAAGCTTGGTACCTGATGGAGCTGGTGGACGAATCAAGGATGCGGCCTGCAGAGTGGGGTCTGTTGagcttcttcttcatatttttacCTTCGTTATTTCCCGACAGAGGCCTGGCGCCCCAGTCGAACGGTTTCTCCCCGAGTGAGTGCCTCTGCCTGGACGGAGGCACGACGTGAGGTGTTAGCTGCTGAGGTTCGACCACTTTCTGGCCCGTCTTGCGCTCCATGTACTCCACCAGGGCCTTATGCTGCAGGTGTTTCAGGTTCGTCTTCGTGGCGCTAGACGTCGAAAGCGCTCGACCCCTCGTCTCAAACATCTTCCTCCGTGCTGCAACCAGTCCCTGCTCTCCTTGCTGCAcgctctcctcctctacctcgCAGTCGACGGCGCTTTCGCTTTCGCTGCCGAACGAGCGGAAAGCCGAGTGGCTGGGGGTGCCGCCGAGCTGGTGGAGTTTCTCCGGTTCGGAGTAGCACATCTTCCTCTGCTCCGCAGTCAGCCTCTTCCGGCCTCCGATTCGCGCCACCTGGGGCTGGGCCACGTTCGCCGGCCTCCCGTTTTCCTTCTCGGTCTCTTCATTCGCCTCCTCCAGGTTCTCTCCGACCTCTTCCTTTATGCTCCCTTTCTCCGTCTGCTCAGAGGCCACGGAAGGAGTGAGCGTGTCCGTGGAAGTCTCCGAGTCCTGCGATGAGGAGAAAGAGTGAATCACTGCCGGCCTCAGCTCGGGTTTCTGTCTGATCCGATGCGGCCACGACAGTTGCAAGTCCTTCCTTTTGAATGACGTCTCCCTCAGGACCTTAGATTGGGCATCCTTCAACTTCTCTTTGTAGTACTTCTTAAAAGAGTCATCCAGGGTGTTGCAGGCAACTTCCCCTCTATCATTCTTGCTAATGTCACCTTGTAAAGAACCATCGTTGTCATTTACTGCCACGTCTCCTTGGCTCGCTTTGTTTAGAGCTGCTTCTCTACCTTTTACGCTAAAATCTGCATCCTTCTTCGGCTTTGACGCCGCCCTGCTGGCTCCAGTGAGGTGGTAGAGAAGAggtgttgtttctttgttaatCCTCTCGCTCGCAACGTCTCCCAAGGGCTGTCGTTTGCCAGTCTTCGCGTGATCGTCCCtcttgttgtggtggttgggcTGCTGTTCGTTGCCGAAGAGTGAAGCGACATCCTTCGTTGGCGTGGCTGGTTGAGGGGGGCAGTAGAAAATCGGGTTGTTCGCCGTGTGGCGGCCCATCTCTCGGTTCTGCGTCACGTCAGTTTCCTCCAAGGCTTCCAGGCTTCGAGAGGCCCGTGACAAAATGAGCGACGGTCTGTGGTTCTCTTGATCCTGGCTCTTGGAGAACACTTCCTTCCCAACGGACGCAGGACTGAAAACCTCGCTCCCGTCTGTAATCGTACCGCTGGAAGAGCGAGAGCTCGCCTGGAGCGGCCGAAAGAAATTATCCATTGTGCTGTGgcatctctctttttctctcagtcGCTGGGTTTCCAACGCCGTGGAGATCTCCCTCCCGGATCCGCACACGGACAAAGAGTGCGTCCTCGCTCCGTGTTCAGACAGCTTACACAGCCCCGTGACAAAGTAGAACTGCCCTTTAtgctggatgctgctgctgataaaACCTTGGCCTGTATTACAGGGGCTAGCAGCTCGGGTGGGCTCCGAGACCAGCCAGTCGTGAGCAGAGTGGGCCCTTTTGCGTTGACTTTCAAAATGGGTACTGCTTCCACTGGGTTTGCTATGATGGTCTCCATTACACCCACCACCACTTAAGGGCTGTTTAGGTATCAGGTGCTCGGACTGGCTTGATCGGCTTAGGGTGTTTGTTGACTTCTGCTGCTCAGAGGCAGCCTTGTTGTCGGTGATGAAAAGGTATTCTGGGCTCACCGGACCCCTGGCCTGGTCGTGAGGCTGCAGTGGGGGTCGGTAGCTGGGCGGCTGCTGGGGTTGTGGCAGTTGCGGTTGAGAGCCCCTCCAAACGGAGTATGCCGGCTCAGATCTAAAGTGGGAGTTGTTGCTCGCATCTGGGTTGGCTGTCTCGGGTTTTGGGGAAGCCAGAGTCACACCGGTGTGCGAATGGAGTCGATTGTGTGTTCTGGGTGGTTGAGGCTGAGGCTGCTGAGGATGCGACTCAGCACCCTGGTGGTGGACCCTGCTGTTCTCCAAGTTTTTAGTGGCTATGAAGCTATCCAGGCGCGCTGGGACCGGAGGAGGACGGGCGAGAGCGTGAGCGCTTTGTGATGGATTCCCGGAAAGCCCCTCTTGCTTTGAGAGAgctttgttgttgatgtggaAAGACTCGTTGTAGTTATGGTGGTTTGCACTGGAATTGTTGTGATACTGCTGTGAGATAGCTTCGACGGAGCGATACAGCTGGTCCATGGTCTTCGAGTCAGACTGTAGAACCTGGGTCGGATGGTAAATGGACTTCACATACTTGAGATCGGCATAGTGGCTGAAGGAGCTGGATTGTAGGTCGTCTGACAGGAAGGGAGAGGAGTAGTCCGGGGCAGTGGACCCACCGGAGAAGGAGCTGTAGGCAGAGTCTCCTTTGCCGTGTTGGTGGTGGGCGAGCTGGTCGacgatgctgctgctggactTGGCTGGGGAAAGCCGGCTGACGGGCAGGCTCAGAGGATGCAGGTCCACGTTGCTCATTCTCTCAAAGTGTAAGCTGTAGGAATCCATGAAGGACCGGGGCAAATGGCAGGAAGGGAAGGGCGGGGTTTGTAAATACGGTGTACTTGTATGTGCACTGATGCATGCGTCTTCCTCCTGGGCAAAACTGGGGAAATGATCACCATCAACACATTTGCACCAGGTCGTCGGTCACGCCTGGCGCTGATTAGGTCATTTTCCCGCCTCCTTTTTGTTTACGCGAAGCCTCTTGAGATGGtctgcgaaaaaaaaacaaaacaaagaaaaaacagacttATCGACGGGAATTCTTAACTCCTGATGCACCGAACGAAGTCAAAGGTGAACTGGTTTGACAAAATGTGTATCCAAACtgcaaatggaaacaaaaacagggaAAGGCTGAGGCTCCTAAACACGCATGTTTGTGTTAAATTATCAGCTTGGCGTGTCATCGAAGCTTAAtggcacaaacagaaaacagaaagaaaaaaaaaacaacaagacggGAGGAATGAATAACAGTGGCCATTTTCTGACAATcaggaaacttctggacctggcattcattagtgtggatgttacttagacatgtagcctgccctccaccccatagcaatgacacacacttAATGGAAACAgccaaccccagcaggatgcagcctgacacagacacacaaagcaactcacaaaaaacagcacaaggtgtcgacctggcctccaaattcacaagatccacAATAGAGACCCCTCTTCTCAAAAGTCTCATTCAACATcttcagaagacccacgtccattctctgatgagtcaccacaattGTTTTCGGAGGCCtagacaaaactaggtcataatgttacggctgatcggGGGGGTCATCACTTCCTCCTTCACTGTAAAGTCAAAGCCATCAACGTTATGTGAATATTATAAAGTCTATCgcggcctgttttttttttttttttgtaggtcaGTACAACCAACCACCTGCTGAAGGATTCTGTCGGCCTTCGTTTTGCATCACTAAAGCCTCTAATTAAGGGCCTTGAGGTCTCTCGGCGCACGTTGCAGCGCACACATGAAAAAATGTCAGGAATTCCCTCTGAAATATCAGAGGATTAGTCATGTGACAGGTGTATAATGCACTGTTATACAGCAACGTGACCCGTAAAGACACATGCACCTCTTCATTCGAGTAcctgctttactttttttagacgataacatgtttgttttgttgtttgaagtaaaaaaataacccataaaaatgtcacaaacacTTCAGATCACACCAGAAATGCTCACTCCTTCAGGAAGATGATGCTTCACACCTGGAACATTAAGACAGTGAATCACTCTCTTATATTTGTACAAGCAACTACTTGTACAAGAGCTTATGACGtgtgctacatttcaccattaaagcagatcaaattaaaatgaaaccactCATTCTCTATCCGTGGCATGTTTCATCACCTGGATTCTAGTTATTCTTCATAATACACCATTTactctagaaaaaaaaaacaaaaaaacaacagacctAATTTTAATAGGGTTGAaggatttaaattaaatccctGCAATTTTCTGTCATCATCTTCTATCCTAAAATCTGTCTTCAGGCACAGAaagcaaccccccccccattcaAGTTAATGACAGGTTTAAGTTTTACTCTAATAACAGGACTCTCCCATGACCTGAATGCCTTTTTCTTGACTTTGTCATCAAGTACACATACCTGTCATGCATGCACAAAGGTAAATGTTGCTATTAAAACAAAGGCAAGCCAaccagtcacaatgacacaaaaaaaaaaaaaaaaaaaaaaaaaagagataccCACAGTGCAGATGCAGCTGATTTAACCTTGCAGTGCAGTTTTTTGGGGCCCGGGAGTGAACACGTTTTCCTGCAGACGGCTCGAGCTGCATCAAAGTGTATCCTAGGAGGTCGCtttgcatacacacacaaaacccaaCCTCCCAACAGCCTTTTCAAACTACAGTATTAAGGGGGGATCCATGTGTTTATGAAGGGCCTTCTgatctctcagtgtgtgtgtagcgtCCaaccctcctcttccctctacGAAACTGAGAGAGGCTCCCGAACAGGGGAGCGCTCAAGTGGAAGTGATGGAGGGGACAGGCAGTGACAAAATgtacagagaggagagaaggggtggggtggggtggggggggggggggggggggggtgagaggagggaggagggtgaggaagaGAGGGTGATCTGCTCCGGACAAATACTCTCACACGCAACGCCACAACAACAAGAGAAGTGAACAATGACAGGAGCAGGAAAACTGGACGCGATGTTAGTGGACTGGGGTTCTCAAACAGCGGCGCGGTTACTCAGCGTCTGGTTTTTTAACTCTAGAGCTCaagataataaaagaaaaaactcaccCAAACTCACTGATTGTGCTGATTTCCATCAGAAAAAAACGCAACAAGTTTCACTTTAgaaaaagggatttttttttcaaacggTTTCCTGTTTCAGGACatcgctcttcttcttcttcttcttcttcttcttcttcttcttcttcttctgctcctgcaGAGGGCCCACACCAAGTAACTAGGAGAGCAAGATATTAGAGGGAAGACTTCTAGCGGGTCCCCTTCCACcgacctccccccccccccccctccctcccgacctccccccctccaccccctacAACCACCCACCCACTGCCGAGACCCGAGGCTGCCCAGTTGGAGCCACTGATTGGTCGGACCGATGACGTCCGGCTCTCCGATGCACAATGAGCGCAGCGGAGGGAATATTTCACCGTCGCAgatagctgctgctgctgctgctgctgctgctgctgctagagCCGCCTGAACAcaacagagggagaagaggggagtagaaaaaaaaaaaaaaaaaaaaaaaaagaggcctcGCATTCCTGGCTGGCTTCAAAGACGGAGCAGAGCCGGGGCGCCATTCATTCCCAAGGCCCTGAGCCCGGCACATGGAGACTGGCCAAGGCaggaggggaggatggaggaggaggggggaagtaagtaagtaagggtggtggggagggaggaagagggtgTATGGGTGACCTCCCAGCCTCCACCcccctaaaaaaagaaagaaaaaagttatcCACCACTATTCCCTCTTAATTTATACAAAGCTAAAACTATTTCTTTTCACTTCACGATTAATGAAAGAAGAAGTTTATCAAAGCCGTGAGGATTCGGTGACGCACACGCACGCCACTAAATCCAGACTGCGATCTAAGCACGCCATAAAGCACTCAAACCAGACACTGATCGgcgtgttttatgttttatgggTCGAAGCCACTCTCTCGGTAACAACGTCAGCTTTCAGAAGCTCTTGTCCGATTGTCTGGAGTCGCACAAAGGCCCTTGTTGGCTTCGCTATTGTTTTCCATTGAGCGCTGGTGCTCAGCTATGCAGAGTTGTTGTCACTGTTAACCACGGGCGTCAGAGGCGAAGTGGAAGCAAAGAGATGCAGACGTGTCCCTGTTCCAGTGGCtttacttaataataataaaatcatttagtttgtttttttccatttggtttatgacaggagagagagagctataAAAGTTTACTACTGAGGAGTAGAGGCTTAAATTACCTGCCAATGCTCAACATCTGAtcattaaaaatagatttgtCTTTGATGTCTCCGGTCAGGCATAACTAACACTGAGCATGGACAGGGGTCTTCTGAAggtcttctcctgtcagtggttttaatgttgtggctgattggtgcacatATATCATGTGACCGATCAACTCAGGggcattaatattaatataatccATGGTGGCATGTAAATGAAGACTTTTCTCCAGGCTGCTGAGCTAAGTACCATATCATGGTGGCTGGTGGAGTGAGTGAGCCTTAAGACCGCCAAGAATTTAaagactttgaaaaaaaaaaactaaggtGTCAGGCAAGGACACGTTTTCCGGatttataaaactgaaaatggagGGTATgaaattctttcttttgtctttcatttgggATCATGAGACTGGATACGGGCCTGAAGGAAGAACAGATGGAATGGCAGTGGGTAGAAAACTTGTACGTGGACGAGGAAGCCAACAGCTCTGATCTCGTTAGTCACACTGGCCCCGTTAGACAGTCtgataaatatgaaaaaaattaattattgccttaatccgactttaactggacaactaaGTGCATGCAAActcgttactccgactaaaatcttAGTTCTCCGACTAAAACACTTAGATAAAGTaattctccagcatgtatatgccttaatctgactttaactagacaacgcatgtgtgcatgctccacaactgctgcactggtGTGTTAccccgaaacaaaaacatcaaagaaagctggtcacagaagaagaagaaggtgaacagagccggtagaagaaccacctaaAGGGaaagcgccatcttatctgcaccaaaagtagcgcccacattatgtacgagattaaaaagctgaactattatccatttggttgttgtttgaaatgctggtctgtacatatcgccacctagtgtggaggaggaggacatgttcccatcagttattcaattttctcggttgcatgtaaactgggataaGGACTTTATTCGGAAAGTTGAATTTCAAACATAGCTTCATTATTGAGGAGCTAAACTCATTGGTTGTTTCTTCAAAAGAAGCTGTTAGCATCAGTCAACCATGGTTTTGACTTTGAAAAAGGGAAGTTACCCAGAATCCATTGcaaattaattcaatttaagGCAGTCAAGAAGTTGATAGCTCAGACTGAATTAGAAGACATCCATCAGTTGTATGCCAGGCTTTAATAGATGCAAATGAGTTTATTGGTGGACAGGTCATGAGAAAAATTGAAGGAGGGATGAAAAAGGGTTAAAAAGGAGCAAATTAATgaccctatttttttttaatctgctctaAATTTATCTTAATTAACATTCAAGAGGACAGATATgccagagggaggaggaatCTCTCTCAGTTTacattgtcttcttcttcttcttcttcttcctgtctgctttccacttcctgctctcTTTGATCACTTCCCAAGTTTCTAAAACTTACAGATGAGGCCGAGATCCTAATAACACAACAAACCGCGCTTTAAAAGAACGAGTAAGGAAGAAGAGGCACGACACAGATACGTTTTCTGATCAAAAAGCGAGATGAGCTCAAGGCAGCGACTAATTAA from Mugil cephalus isolate CIBA_MC_2020 chromosome 15, CIBA_Mcephalus_1.1, whole genome shotgun sequence encodes:
- the shroom1 gene encoding protein Shroom1; this encodes MDSYSLHFERMSNVDLHPLSLPVSRLSPAKSSSSIVDQLAHHQHGKGDSAYSSFSGGSTAPDYSSPFLSDDLQSSSFSHYADLKYVKSIYHPTQVLQSDSKTMDQLYRSVEAISQQYHNNSSANHHNYNESFHINNKALSKQEGLSGNPSQSAHALARPPPVPARLDSFIATKNLENSRVHHQGAESHPQQPQPQPPRTHNRLHSHTGVTLASPKPETANPDASNNSHFRSEPAYSVWRGSQPQLPQPQQPPSYRPPLQPHDQARGPVSPEYLFITDNKAASEQQKSTNTLSRSSQSEHLIPKQPLSGGGCNGDHHSKPSGSSTHFESQRKRAHSAHDWLVSEPTRAASPCNTGQGFISSSIQHKGQFYFVTGLCKLSEHGARTHSLSVCGSGREISTALETQRLREKERCHSTMDNFFRPLQASSRSSSGTITDGSEVFSPASVGKEVFSKSQDQENHRPSLILSRASRSLEALEETDVTQNREMGRHTANNPIFYCPPQPATPTKDVASLFGNEQQPNHHNKRDDHAKTGKRQPLGDVASERINKETTPLLYHLTGASRAASKPKKDADFSVKGREAALNKASQGDVAVNDNDGSLQGDISKNDRGEVACNTLDDSFKKYYKEKLKDAQSKVLRETSFKRKDLQLSWPHRIRQKPELRPAVIHSFSSSQDSETSTDTLTPSVASEQTEKGSIKEEVGENLEEANEETEKENGRPANVAQPQVARIGGRKRLTAEQRKMCYSEPEKLHQLGGTPSHSAFRSFGSESESAVDCEVEEESVQQGEQGLVAARRKMFETRGRALSTSSATKTNLKHLQHKALVEYMERKTGQKVVEPQQLTPHVVPPSRQRHSLGEKPFDWGARPLSGNNEGKNMKKKLNRPHSAGRILDSSTSSIRYAQFFSAQSCSGQYVSQQNQSRPRESQGASQGKSASAESLLDQPEPPSFFRNRSTSTPHAFQPHDYEEEPLPVNTMETWSSQKDAEEEASVDPAPEDQQRIRVVAQRGKSMEELGASKLPKLSYSLSKSSEQLDQSWRNLTDPVREAQGKERGRNKQYVLEQTEKEATQGQAQNQTQKKPLLKWNSEPGDATTGTTSRSTSPTSSSSSRARVQSSPGYHGPVTEEFRSSRPPSETSSNPSSPRGLEISESELKPASSSPVQTKLPCESRPSSRVRGSSSVAGTEREQSVDEPSDDALPDSNHEVSLSCGVTTDPSLWILPPEEELKEDVPTSPLVDNVFDECSSSVPPKQAIETSASPCASVSEADVGQQAEEEADDREAGSEKVGEKPQEVEERGTPEGETESPEKPSDDRPHWEELVEAVVEADQSLARVLYPLANRKTALMLMEQLLSEDTLLMEEHYKKKQEQKGAAESGGETVEGSEPAPCPSASDSQKPQSTDLQSKADITEKKRLLVSYVEERLRSLETTRGALQTEVQENVTRGAALEVLVGERCQPMELERYNLFIGDLERVVSLLLCLSARLARVQNALSTVDQDTDAEEKQSLDSRHRLLCKQREDAKDLKDNLDRRENLVSTFLSRQLSAEQLQDYRRYVQTKASLLIRQKDLEERQRLAEEQLEALSNSLSP